The following proteins are co-located in the Marinomonas profundi genome:
- a CDS encoding cytochrome ubiquinol oxidase subunit I, producing the protein MDLDVAILSRIQFAFTVSFHIIFPSITIGLATLIAIWEGLWLKTHNPYYLQLAKFWIKPFAITFGMGVVSGIVLSYEFGTNFSKFSEITGAVIGPLMAYEVLTAFFLEAGFLGVMLFGWQRVGRKLHFFSTLVVMIGTWISAFWIIAANSWMQTPTGHKIVNGKFEVESWMEVIFNPSMPYRFTHMVVASFITATFVVAGICAYYLLKKKNLPFAKKGLSMCMWFALVLTPLQAWIGDMHGLNVREHQPTKLAAMEGIWPAQEANVPLLLFAMPNMKTESNDYEVGIPNLGSLILTHSWDGAVQGLKAVPPEDRPNVPLVFWSFRVMVGIGFGMMGIAALALLLRRKDRLYENKAFLALVTLFTPMGVIAVLAGWYVVEIGRQPWIVYNLVRTSEIVSPLPPERVLFTLTLFVIIYSLLIGVYLYFMRKLIKKGPPSMEALEQQLIGMKAPGYALAWVKTLQTKETQSTEQKTTDHAINTQGDK; encoded by the coding sequence ATGGACCTCGATGTCGCCATTTTATCTCGCATACAGTTCGCCTTCACGGTGAGCTTTCATATTATTTTCCCCAGCATCACTATTGGTCTGGCGACGCTGATTGCTATTTGGGAAGGCTTATGGCTTAAAACACACAATCCGTATTACTTACAGCTTGCCAAGTTTTGGATCAAACCGTTTGCCATTACATTCGGCATGGGCGTGGTTTCTGGCATCGTCTTGTCCTATGAATTTGGCACCAACTTTTCCAAGTTCTCGGAAATAACCGGCGCCGTTATTGGGCCATTAATGGCCTACGAAGTGCTGACCGCTTTTTTCTTGGAAGCCGGTTTCCTTGGCGTCATGCTATTCGGTTGGCAGCGTGTCGGTCGCAAGCTGCATTTCTTCTCCACCCTGGTTGTCATGATAGGCACTTGGATTTCCGCGTTTTGGATCATAGCGGCCAACTCTTGGATGCAAACCCCAACGGGCCACAAAATTGTTAATGGTAAGTTTGAAGTCGAAAGCTGGATGGAAGTGATCTTCAATCCATCTATGCCCTATCGCTTCACTCACATGGTGGTGGCGTCGTTTATCACCGCGACTTTCGTGGTGGCTGGCATCTGCGCGTATTATTTGTTGAAAAAGAAAAACCTGCCTTTTGCGAAAAAAGGCCTGTCTATGTGCATGTGGTTTGCCTTGGTGCTAACACCACTACAAGCATGGATCGGTGATATGCACGGATTGAACGTTCGTGAACATCAACCAACCAAATTAGCGGCAATGGAAGGCATTTGGCCTGCGCAAGAAGCAAACGTTCCTCTGCTGTTGTTCGCTATGCCGAATATGAAAACCGAGTCGAACGATTATGAAGTCGGTATTCCCAACCTTGGTAGCTTGATTTTAACTCACTCTTGGGATGGCGCTGTGCAAGGCTTAAAAGCCGTACCACCAGAAGACAGACCCAATGTGCCGTTAGTGTTTTGGTCTTTCCGTGTCATGGTGGGTATTGGCTTTGGCATGATGGGCATTGCGGCGCTCGCGCTGTTGCTACGTCGTAAAGATCGCTTATATGAAAACAAAGCCTTTCTGGCTTTGGTGACATTATTTACTCCTATGGGTGTCATTGCGGTACTGGCAGGCTGGTATGTGGTCGAAATCGGTCGTCAGCCCTGGATTGTCTATAACTTGGTGAGAACCTCCGAGATCGTATCACCGCTCCCCCCAGAACGCGTGCTGTTTACCTTGACCCTGTTTGTGATCATTTACAGTCTACTGATTGGTGTTTATCTCTATTTCATGCGTAAGCTGATCAAAAAAGGCCCGCCGTCAATGGAAGCCTTAGAACAACAATTGATTGGTATGAAAGCACCTGGCTATGCATTGGCTTGGGTAAAAACGCTACAAACGAAAGAAACACAATCGACAGAGCAAAAAACAACAGACCATGCAATCAACACACAAGGAGATAAATAA
- the cydB gene encoding cytochrome d ubiquinol oxidase subunit II, with protein MDLALFYFLVLGFAIFMYVLLDGFDLGIGILYPWFNQEGERDHLMRSISHVWDGNETWLVFGGVVLFAAFPAAYAGIASTFYLPIMLMLFALIFRGVAFEYRFKSDTSRPYWDFAFSAGSSIAAFCQGLLLGSIVQGVPVGVDSLSSLHWLTPFSILTGFSVMAGYALLAACYLFMKSRGRIQKHAATLGKRLLLITIFAMVIVSLWTVASQVDIRQRWFSGLNFLWLSPLPIVTLVVAVLAWKDLNNHSAGVVHNESRPFWYAATLFLLAFAGLVVGLFPYLIPRQLTFMDAASPDSSLLFLLPGICIFVPLICAYTLWGYRVFAGKVEDYQEGY; from the coding sequence ATGGACTTGGCGCTTTTTTACTTTCTTGTCTTAGGCTTTGCCATCTTTATGTACGTGTTACTCGATGGCTTCGACCTAGGCATTGGCATTCTCTATCCTTGGTTTAACCAAGAAGGCGAGCGCGATCATCTAATGCGTTCTATCTCACACGTTTGGGATGGCAATGAGACTTGGTTGGTGTTTGGCGGTGTGGTGTTGTTTGCCGCGTTTCCTGCCGCCTATGCGGGCATTGCTTCGACCTTTTATTTGCCCATTATGCTGATGCTGTTTGCCTTGATCTTTCGTGGTGTAGCGTTCGAGTATCGGTTTAAGTCCGATACGTCTCGACCTTATTGGGATTTTGCCTTTAGCGCGGGGTCTTCCATCGCGGCATTTTGCCAAGGCCTGTTACTAGGCTCAATCGTTCAAGGCGTGCCAGTCGGTGTAGACAGTTTGTCCAGCCTACATTGGTTAACGCCCTTTTCTATCCTCACAGGGTTTTCGGTGATGGCAGGGTATGCTCTATTAGCCGCGTGTTATTTGTTTATGAAAAGTCGCGGACGCATTCAAAAACACGCCGCGACACTCGGCAAACGACTTTTGCTGATCACTATTTTTGCCATGGTCATCGTCAGTTTGTGGACAGTGGCGAGCCAAGTAGACATTCGTCAGCGTTGGTTCTCTGGTTTGAATTTCCTCTGGCTATCCCCCTTGCCCATCGTCACCTTGGTGGTCGCAGTTTTAGCGTGGAAAGATTTAAACAATCATTCGGCTGGCGTTGTTCATAATGAAAGTCGACCATTTTGGTACGCTGCAACGCTATTTCTACTGGCCTTTGCCGGCCTTGTCGTGGGGTTATTTCCGTATCTGATTCCAAGACAGCTCACCTTTATGGACGCAGCCTCACCAGACAGCAGCTTGCTCTTTTTACTACCAGGGATCTGCATCTTCGTCCCCTTAATTTGTGCCTATACCTTATGGGGCTATCGTGTCTTTGCTGGCAAGGTGGAAGATTATCAGGAGGGTTACTAA
- a CDS encoding sensor histidine kinase — MTLSLMFEVAMLVTSVCGVLVAVWLLWRARKQSDLQALAGFAIMMAIWCFGHVALFQGYEEMGIHIILANPLMPTFFLHFAIRFVNSGSVKEPMLERLYQAVPWFYLTSFAVVLQSWWIGAGDAISTLDTRSFFIFTEAGAWNLVYTVLVGMLAHGVLLFGWYRHSGNKKRSILAMFGVGAWGLLLATSFVFPSFGISWFPYPMLLLPTYLLLLVYAVVRYQILSVNAFANRALLWLAMMLVILCVIAVISVVSGRIGLQALANVPSWQLWLYSLLILVVAAVIYQPLNRLFSRLIYPGAALNEAVLDTWSRQLKDAQDWPQLIAIGERLLSLQIRRNVAIQLQRSAFPVREQNDALAIRVSRSDSDWHFVLIGWEDASPGMRLTAEVFASLFSTSCGLLERSLALAVAERKRLDEQHLVELGSLSAAMAHELRNPLNIISMAAYDAPAETRQHIQTQLKRADRLVSDMLVYSGGLTLQVAATPLRSLVASILAQTQPEGVAFELDIDETIELEADPQRLQQVFINLIDNAMSFLRNTPDGKLLIEAKEQEQQIVVYVHNNGPAIDPSLHGEALFQPFVTKRAGGSGLGLAIVRRIIDAHGGKIRHSVDSSWPVTFELILPRHFSGAAISNREFHDTK, encoded by the coding sequence TTGACGCTTTCCTTGATGTTTGAAGTGGCCATGCTGGTGACCAGTGTGTGCGGCGTATTGGTCGCGGTTTGGCTATTGTGGCGAGCGCGCAAGCAAAGCGACCTGCAAGCCTTAGCCGGTTTCGCCATCATGATGGCGATTTGGTGTTTTGGGCATGTGGCGTTGTTTCAAGGCTATGAGGAAATGGGCATTCACATCATTCTTGCCAACCCGCTAATGCCGACTTTTTTCTTACATTTTGCCATTCGTTTTGTGAACTCAGGCTCGGTCAAAGAGCCGATGCTAGAGCGCTTATATCAGGCGGTGCCTTGGTTTTATCTCACCAGTTTCGCGGTGGTTTTACAGAGCTGGTGGATAGGCGCGGGCGACGCCATTAGTACCTTGGATACGCGCTCCTTTTTTATTTTTACCGAAGCGGGGGCATGGAATCTCGTCTATACCGTCTTGGTCGGTATGTTGGCTCATGGTGTGTTGTTGTTCGGTTGGTATCGGCATTCTGGTAACAAGAAGCGTTCCATTCTTGCCATGTTTGGTGTTGGCGCTTGGGGGTTGTTGCTAGCAACGAGCTTTGTTTTCCCTTCTTTTGGTATTAGCTGGTTTCCTTACCCTATGTTATTGCTGCCAACCTATTTGCTCTTGTTGGTGTATGCCGTGGTGCGTTATCAGATTTTATCGGTGAACGCGTTTGCCAATCGTGCCTTGCTTTGGCTTGCCATGATGCTGGTGATTCTGTGTGTGATCGCGGTGATCAGTGTGGTGTCTGGGCGCATCGGTTTGCAGGCGTTAGCGAATGTTCCCAGCTGGCAGTTGTGGTTGTATTCCCTGTTGATTTTGGTGGTTGCGGCGGTGATTTATCAACCGTTGAACCGTTTGTTTTCACGTCTTATTTATCCCGGTGCTGCGTTGAATGAAGCGGTATTGGATACTTGGTCAAGGCAATTAAAAGACGCCCAAGACTGGCCACAACTGATTGCCATTGGTGAGCGTTTACTCTCTCTGCAGATAAGACGTAACGTGGCGATTCAATTGCAACGTTCTGCTTTTCCAGTAAGGGAGCAAAATGATGCCTTGGCAATACGAGTGTCTCGATCAGATTCGGACTGGCACTTTGTTTTGATCGGCTGGGAAGATGCCAGCCCTGGGATGCGTCTGACGGCAGAAGTGTTCGCTTCCTTGTTTTCGACCAGTTGCGGTTTGCTTGAACGATCGCTGGCGTTGGCCGTGGCGGAGCGAAAACGCCTGGACGAGCAGCATCTTGTTGAATTAGGAAGCTTGTCTGCGGCGATGGCTCACGAGCTGCGTAATCCGCTGAATATTATTTCCATGGCGGCCTATGATGCGCCAGCCGAGACGCGTCAGCATATTCAAACTCAACTCAAGCGCGCCGATCGTTTGGTGAGCGATATGTTAGTGTATTCCGGTGGCTTGACGTTACAAGTGGCCGCCACGCCATTACGTTCTTTAGTGGCCAGTATTTTGGCGCAGACGCAACCAGAAGGCGTGGCGTTTGAGTTGGATATTGATGAAACGATTGAGCTGGAGGCCGACCCGCAACGCCTGCAACAGGTGTTTATTAACCTCATCGATAACGCGATGTCTTTTTTGCGTAACACGCCAGATGGCAAATTATTGATTGAAGCCAAAGAACAAGAGCAGCAGATAGTGGTTTATGTGCATAACAACGGACCGGCAATTGACCCAAGTCTGCATGGCGAGGCGCTGTTTCAACCCTTTGTGACCAAGCGAGCGGGCGGTAGTGGTCTCGGCTTGGCGATTGTGCGCCGTATTATTGACGCCCATGGTGGCAAAATCAGACACAGCGTTGATTCTTCTTGGCCGGTGACTTTCGAGCTTATTTTACCTCGCCATTTTTCTGGCGCTGCGATTTCAAACAGAGAATTCCATGACACAAAATAA